The Spirochaetae bacterium HGW-Spirochaetae-1 genome includes a region encoding these proteins:
- a CDS encoding DedA family protein codes for MSFETIVQHFGYPAIILGSFLEGETILVVGGFAAHRGYLSLPLVMACAFAGSFIGDQIYFFIGRKKGLVYLEKKPAAREKIERFQALLERYNTIIILAFRFLYGLRTVAPFTIGLSSVSAKRFFILNMISALVWAVTVGGLGYFFGHAFEILLDDLKKYEIWVMGAGLMILAIHLVLRYWKNRKKSITREE; via the coding sequence ATGAGTTTCGAAACGATCGTTCAGCACTTCGGATATCCCGCTATCATTCTGGGAAGCTTTCTGGAAGGTGAAACCATTCTTGTCGTGGGAGGTTTTGCCGCGCACCGCGGCTATCTCTCGCTGCCCCTGGTCATGGCCTGCGCCTTCGCAGGAAGCTTCATCGGGGACCAGATCTATTTTTTCATCGGCAGGAAAAAGGGCCTCGTCTACCTGGAAAAGAAACCCGCAGCCCGGGAGAAAATAGAGCGGTTTCAGGCCCTCCTGGAGCGCTATAACACGATCATCATCCTCGCTTTCAGGTTTCTCTACGGACTGCGGACCGTGGCGCCCTTCACCATCGGTCTTTCATCGGTTTCGGCGAAACGATTTTTCATCCTCAACATGATCAGCGCCCTTGTTTGGGCTGTTACCGTGGGCGGCCTGGGTTATTTTTTCGGTCATGCCTTCGAGATTCTCCTCGATGACCTGAAAAAATACGAGATATGGGTCATGGGTGCCGGCCTGATGATACTCGCAATACATCTTGTTCTACGTTACTGGAAAAACCGCAAAAAAAGCATAACCCGGGAGGAATAA